The following is a genomic window from Euzebya rosea.
GTCGCCGCCTTCGCCCCCCGCGTCGAGCTGCTGGTCCTCGACGAACCGACCAGCGGGCTGGATCCGCTGCTGCAGGTCGAGTTCGTGCGCCTCGTCCGCGAGGCCGCTGCCGATGGCACCTCCGTCCTGCTGTCCTCCCACGTGCTCAGCGAGGTCGAGCACGTCGCCGACCGGGTCGGCATCATCCGTCGCGGCCGGCTGGTCGACGTGCTCGGGGTGGCCGAGCTGAAGGCGCAGGCGAGCCGGACCCTGGAGGTCACGTTCGCCCACGACCCACCGCCGGGGCTGGCCGACCTCCCCGGGGTGTCCGTCCTCGTCACCGATGGCCGCGTCGGCCGGTACGAGGTGGCCGGCGGCGCCGGACCCGACGGACGGCCGTTCGTGGACACCTTCGTCAAGGCGCTGGCGGCCCACACCGTCACGGGGCTTCGTGGTGAGGACGCCGACCTCGAGGCCATCTTCCTGCGCTACTACGCCGACGAGCCCACCGGTGGGGTCGAGCGGTGACGCCCGTCCTCGGCCGCACTCTCGCCCGCGAACGCCGGCCGATCCTCGGCTGGGTCGTCGGCGTCGCGCTCATCACCCTGATCACCGTCGCGTCGTGGCCCGGCATCGCGGAGTCCAGCGCCGACTTCGAGGAGATCCTCGCCAACCTGCCGGCCGCCCTGACGGCGTTCTTCGGCGAGGGGATCGCCAGCTTCTCCGCCGCCGCCATCGTCGGCTCGCGGCTGTACGGCACGATCGGCATGGCCCTGTTCATCGGCTACGCCGTCTCGCGCGGCGCCCGCGGCATCGCGGGGGAGGAGGGCGACGGCACCCTCGAGCTGCTGGTCACCCTGCCGGTCAGCCGCACCGCCGTCGCCGTCGACAAGGTCGTCGCCATGCTCCTGGGACTGTCGGGTCTGGTGGTGCTCGAGCTGGTGATGCTGCTGGTCGCCATGCCGCTGGTCGACCTGGACTTCGCCGTCGGCAACGTCCTGGCGGCCTCGGTCGGCGTGTACCTGCTCAGCGCCCTCTTCGGAGGGCTGGCCTTCGCAGTCGGCGCCGCGACGGGCAGTCGGGGCGCCGCGGTCGGCATCGCGGGAGGGCTGGCCGGCGGGCTGTTCCTCCTGACCGGGTTCGCCTCCCTCGTCGACTGGCTCGAGCCGCTGTCGGCCATCAGCCCCTTCTCCGCCTACGACGGAACCGTCGTGCTGTCGGAGGGGCTGGGGGCCGGCACGCCGCTCGTGTTCGCCGCCCTCGTGGTGCTGCTGGTCGCGGTCGGCGTGGCCGCCTTCGACCGGCGGGACCTGTCCTGACGGGGCCCCCACGGATGTCGCACCTCGATGCGATGATCGCGCCGTGACCGACGACCACGCTGCCGCACACCCCGACACCGACCACCCCGACGACCGCCCCTCTCGGGCACTCCTGGCCCGCCGGGTGGTCGGCTTCGACGACGCGTTGCACAAGCGGATGGCCTCCTCGACCGAGCGGCTGCCGTTCGGCTCGGTCCGCCTGACCCCGGACCTGCCCCTGGTCTACTCCCTCAGCGGCATGCACATCGACCGTCCCGTCGCGCTGCCCGAGCTTCGCGCCGCGGTCGACCGCTGGATGGGCGACCTGCCCAACCAGAGCCTGTGGACGACCCGCGCGGAGGTGGCCTGGTCCCTGGGCGGGGTCATGGCCGAGGACGGCTGGACGCTCAGCCGGGTCGTGTTCATGGTCCACGATCGGACCACCGCCCCGAACGTCTCCCCCGTTGGGTTCCGCACCGTCGACGCGGCGGAGTACGCCGTCTTCACCCGCCCGTTCGTGCTGGAGGAGGAGTGGGGCAGCCCTCCGGTCGCCGAGGAGATGGTCCGTCGCGACGCACGCCTGGAGGCCCGCATGGACGCGAGGTTCGTGCTGGCCCCCGACGCCGACGCGGGCTGTCACGTCTACCGGCACGGCACCATCGCCCAGATCGAGGCCGTCGGGGTGTTGACGGAGTCACGCGGCCGCGGGCTCGGCGAGGGCCTGATGGCCGCAGCCATGCGCGAGTGCGCGGACGCCGAGACGCTGTTCCTGATCGCCGACGCCGACGGCTGGCCGCAGCACTGGTACGGGAGGCTGGGGTTCCTGAAGGTCGCTGCCGGGTGGGAATGGAACCGAAAGCGCGAGTCAGCCGACCAGCACGCCTGAGCCGACGGTCAGGGGCGGGGGCCACCCTCGACGGGGCCGAGCAGCGTGGCGTGCTTGACCTTGAACCGGTGGATGGCACCCAGCCGCTGCAGCGCCGGGCCGGCCGGCTCGACCTCGCCGTCGTCGTGCACGGCCCGCAACGACCAGCCGGGCAGGACGATCGTCTCGCCCTCGTGGGGGACCAGCCGCAGGGTCGGCGTGCCACCGGCCTGCTGCAGGACCACACCCTTCAGCGCCTCGTGGGGCAGGTCGATCCGTCCCGACAGCCGCCGGACGTGCACCCCCTCGTCGTCCACCGTGACCGACGTCACCAGCCAGCGGAGGCCGACGCGCAGCAGCAGGAGCCCGACCAGAAGGCCGACCCCCGTCCACACCATCCCGAACGGCGAGGTCAACGGCGTGATCTCGTTGCCGCCGAGGGCCGCCAGCCGTCGGGACAGCCCGATCCCGGCCACGACGACGGTCACGGCGCCGACCAGCAGCAGGCCGATCGACACCACCCGGGGGATGAACAGACGCGTCACAGCCGCCCACGGTAGACCGCTACACTCGTCGATCCCATGTTCAACGCACTTCAGGAACGACTCGACGCCGTCTTCGACCGGTTCCGGGGGTCCAAGACCCTGTCGGAGGAGCAGGTCGGCGAGGGCCTGCGCGAGATCCGCCTTGCCCTACTCGAGGCCGACGTCAACTTCAAGGTCGTCAAGACCTTCGTCGGCCGCATCCGCGAACGCGCCGTGGGCGCCGAGGTCTCCGAGGCGCTGAACCCCGGGCAGCAGATCATCAAGATCGTCAACGAGGAGCTCGTGACGATCCTGGGCGAGCAGTCCGCGCCCCTCGACCTGGGCTCGGCGTCGCCAGCGGTGGTCATGATGGCCGGCCTCCAGGGTGCCGGCAAGACGACCGCGTCGGGCAAGCTGGCCAAGTACCTGAAGGCCAAGGGCCGCCAGCCCCTCCTCGTCGCCTGCGACCTCCAGCGTCCCGCGGCCGTCAAGCAGCTCAAGGTGCTGGGCGAGCGCATCGACGTGCCCGTCTACGCCCCCAAGCTGGAGGGCGACCCCGTCGAGGTGGCCCAGAACGCCATCGCCGAGGCCAAGCGCCTCAACTGCGGCGTGGTCATCGTCGACACGGCCGGCCGGACCAACGTCGACGAGGAGATGATGCAGCAGGCGGCCGACATCAAGGCCGCGGTCAACCCGATCGAGACCCTGTTCGTCATCGACGCGATGATCGGCCAGGAGGCCGTCAACGTCGCCAAGGCCTTCCAGGAGGCCGTCGACTTCACCGGCGTCATCCTGTCCAAGCTGGACGGCGACGCCCGCGGTGGTGCCGCGCTGTCGGTGGCCGAGGTCACCGGCCGGCCCATCAAGTTCGCCTCGGTGGGGGAGAAGCTCGACGAGTTCGAGGCCTTCCACCCCGACCGCATGGCGGGCCGCATCCTCGGCATGGGTGACGTGCTGACCCTCATCGAGAAGGCCGAGGAGGTCTACGAGGAGGGGCAGCGCGAGGAGCAGGCCGAGAAGCTGATCAAGGGTGAGTTCACCCTCGAGGACTTCCTCAACCAGCTGCAGTCGGTCAAGCAGATGGGGCCCATCGGCAAGCTGCTGGAGATGATCCCCGGCATGGGCAAGGCCATGAAGGAGGCCCAGGCCGAGGTCGACGAGGACGACCTGAAGCGCATCGAGGCCATCATCCAGTCGATGACCCTCGAGGAACGGCGCAACCCCAAGATCCTCAACGGCAAGCGGAAGAAGCGCGTCGCCAAGGGGTGTGGCCGGTCGTCCCAGGAGATCAACGAGCTGCTGCGCTCCTACGAGGAGATGCGCAAGATGATGAAGAACCTCGGGCCGATGCTCGGGGGCATGGGGATGGGCGGCGGCGGGGGCGGCATGCTCGGGCAGGCCAAGGCCGCCCGGCAGCTGCAGAAGGCCATGGCCGGCGGAGAGGGTGACCTCATGGAGCAGCTCGCCGCCATGAACGCCGGTGACCCGATGTCGGGCATGCCGGGCATGGGTGGCCCCAGCGGCGGCGGCGCCGGACCTCGGAGGAACAAGAAGGTCCCGAAGCGCAAGAAGAAGAAGCGCCGGTAGCGCGCAGCGAGGACACGAGCGTCAGCGAGGCTCGTAGCGGAGCGCTGGGGGCCTGAGGGTTGCGGAGCAACTCTCAGGGTGAGAAACCGAGCGTCGGGCATGCGACACAACCGAGGCTCAAGTCAGCCGGGATGTGGCCGAGGTACTGGGTGAAGTTCGGTAGCCGTTCGGAGCAGTCCCGTGTCCTGTCGAGTGCATGTCCTCGCGCGCGTCGGGTCGGTAGCTGCGCTTCGGGCACGTGACGTCTCGGCGATCGTCGCGTCGTGGTGGTGAGCGCGCGCGGGCAGGGGGGTGTCTGGCTCGTCACCGGTGCGCTGGTGGTCCTGAGCTCGGCGCTGCTGCTGGGGCTCGACCTGCAGAGGCTGCCGCTCGCGACACCGCCGTTCGTCGCCCCGGTCTGGGTGTTCGCGCTGGCGTTCGCGGCGACCGAGCACTTCGTCATCCACCTGCACCGCAGGCGTGACGCCCACTCCCTCTCGATGTCCGAGCTGCCGCTGCTGCTCGGCTACAGCATGCTGGGCCCCATCGCCCTGATCGGTGCTCGGCTGCTCGGGTCGGCCTTCACGCTGGGGGTCCTGAAACGGCAGGAGCTCACCAAGCTCGCGCTCAACCTGGCGCTGTTCGCCGCAGAGGCCACGCTCGGCCTCCTGATCTTCAGGAGCGTGCTGAACGGCCATGCGCCGCTCGGTCCGCGCGCATGGGCGGCTGCGGTCCTCTCGATACTCGCCACGAACCTCCTCGGCACCGTGTCGGTGTCCAGCGTGATCTGGCTGACCGAGGGGCGTGTGCAGCTCGGGATGCTTCGCCAGGTCGTGTCCATCGGCTCGATCCTGGCGATCGGCAACGCGGCGCTGGGCGCGTTCGTGCTCGGCATCGCCTGGACCGCCCCCGCCGCACTGCCCCCGCTCGCAGCGGTGACGGCGTTCCTGTACGTCGGCTACCGGGCGTACCTGTCGCTACGGGAGCGACACGCCAACCTCCAGACGCTCTACCAGTTCACCAGCGCCACAGCCCGGTCCGGTGACACGCGTGATGCAGCCGCGGCGATGCTCGACGAGGTCTGCCAGCTGCTCCGCTGCGACATCGCCGAGTTCGTGCTGGTCGGCGAGGACGGTCGCATCGTCCTGCGCATGCGCCAGCAGGACGGTCTGCTGCTGCACGACGACGACCTGCCGGTGGCATCTCCCGCAGCGGTCAAGTGGTGCCTGGCGCGCGTGTCCGGCGGGCCGGCCCTGTTCCCGCACGGAAAGGGTCCGCACACTGCGCTGACGCACTACCTCGCCGATGTGCCCGTGAAGGACGCGGTCCTTGCGTCCCTGGACCTCGAGCTGGTCGAGCGACTTCGCGGGGTCATCACCGCCGCCAACCGCAGCAGCCAGATCAGCACGTTCGACGAGGGCGACGCCCAGCTCGTCGGTGCCCTGGCCCGCCATGCCGGTGTTGCGCTGGAGAACGGACAGCTGGTCGAACGGCTGCGTCACGAAGCGGCTGACAAGGCTCGGCAGGCCAGCCACGACAGCCTGACCCAGCTGCCGAACCGCACCCTGCTGCAGCGCGAGCTGGGTCTGGCCTGTGACCGGTCGCGTCGGGACGGGAGCCGCTTCGCGGTGCTGCTGCTGGACCTCGACAACTTCAAGCAGGTCAACGACACGCTCGGTCACGGGACCGGCGACCTGCTGCTGCAGGAGGTGGCGGCGAGGCTGCAGCGGCTGCTGCGGCCGGGGGACATCGTGAGCCGCCTCGGCGGGGACGAGTTCGCGCTGCTCGTCGCTGACG
Proteins encoded in this region:
- a CDS encoding ABC transporter ATP-binding protein codes for the protein MTDRVIITSGLTKDYGDGHGVFDLDLHVDAGEVFGYLGPNGSGKSTTIRMLLDLVRPTRGTATVLGHDPRHGDPAIRRRIAYVPGELNLWSGWTAREIVGYLAAMRGGVDPSRIADVADRLDLDLDREVGNLSKGNKQKVGLVAAFAPRVELLVLDEPTSGLDPLLQVEFVRLVREAAADGTSVLLSSHVLSEVEHVADRVGIIRRGRLVDVLGVAELKAQASRTLEVTFAHDPPPGLADLPGVSVLVTDGRVGRYEVAGGAGPDGRPFVDTFVKALAAHTVTGLRGEDADLEAIFLRYYADEPTGGVER
- a CDS encoding ABC transporter permease subunit, translating into MTPVLGRTLARERRPILGWVVGVALITLITVASWPGIAESSADFEEILANLPAALTAFFGEGIASFSAAAIVGSRLYGTIGMALFIGYAVSRGARGIAGEEGDGTLELLVTLPVSRTAVAVDKVVAMLLGLSGLVVLELVMLLVAMPLVDLDFAVGNVLAASVGVYLLSALFGGLAFAVGAATGSRGAAVGIAGGLAGGLFLLTGFASLVDWLEPLSAISPFSAYDGTVVLSEGLGAGTPLVFAALVVLLVAVGVAAFDRRDLS
- a CDS encoding GNAT family N-acetyltransferase, which encodes MTDDHAAAHPDTDHPDDRPSRALLARRVVGFDDALHKRMASSTERLPFGSVRLTPDLPLVYSLSGMHIDRPVALPELRAAVDRWMGDLPNQSLWTTRAEVAWSLGGVMAEDGWTLSRVVFMVHDRTTAPNVSPVGFRTVDAAEYAVFTRPFVLEEEWGSPPVAEEMVRRDARLEARMDARFVLAPDADAGCHVYRHGTIAQIEAVGVLTESRGRGLGEGLMAAAMRECADAETLFLIADADGWPQHWYGRLGFLKVAAGWEWNRKRESADQHA
- a CDS encoding PH domain-containing protein, with protein sequence MTRLFIPRVVSIGLLLVGAVTVVVAGIGLSRRLAALGGNEITPLTSPFGMVWTGVGLLVGLLLLRVGLRWLVTSVTVDDEGVHVRRLSGRIDLPHEALKGVVLQQAGGTPTLRLVPHEGETIVLPGWSLRAVHDDGEVEPAGPALQRLGAIHRFKVKHATLLGPVEGGPRP
- the ffh gene encoding signal recognition particle protein; translated protein: MFNALQERLDAVFDRFRGSKTLSEEQVGEGLREIRLALLEADVNFKVVKTFVGRIRERAVGAEVSEALNPGQQIIKIVNEELVTILGEQSAPLDLGSASPAVVMMAGLQGAGKTTASGKLAKYLKAKGRQPLLVACDLQRPAAVKQLKVLGERIDVPVYAPKLEGDPVEVAQNAIAEAKRLNCGVVIVDTAGRTNVDEEMMQQAADIKAAVNPIETLFVIDAMIGQEAVNVAKAFQEAVDFTGVILSKLDGDARGGAALSVAEVTGRPIKFASVGEKLDEFEAFHPDRMAGRILGMGDVLTLIEKAEEVYEEGQREEQAEKLIKGEFTLEDFLNQLQSVKQMGPIGKLLEMIPGMGKAMKEAQAEVDEDDLKRIEAIIQSMTLEERRNPKILNGKRKKRVAKGCGRSSQEINELLRSYEEMRKMMKNLGPMLGGMGMGGGGGGMLGQAKAARQLQKAMAGGEGDLMEQLAAMNAGDPMSGMPGMGGPSGGGAGPRRNKKVPKRKKKKRR
- a CDS encoding putative bifunctional diguanylate cyclase/phosphodiesterase — encoded protein: MSARGQGGVWLVTGALVVLSSALLLGLDLQRLPLATPPFVAPVWVFALAFAATEHFVIHLHRRRDAHSLSMSELPLLLGYSMLGPIALIGARLLGSAFTLGVLKRQELTKLALNLALFAAEATLGLLIFRSVLNGHAPLGPRAWAAAVLSILATNLLGTVSVSSVIWLTEGRVQLGMLRQVVSIGSILAIGNAALGAFVLGIAWTAPAALPPLAAVTAFLYVGYRAYLSLRERHANLQTLYQFTSATARSGDTRDAAAAMLDEVCQLLRCDIAEFVLVGEDGRIVLRMRQQDGLLLHDDDLPVASPAAVKWCLARVSGGPALFPHGKGPHTALTHYLADVPVKDAVLASLDLELVERLRGVITAANRSSQISTFDEGDAQLVGALARHAGVALENGQLVERLRHEAADKARQASHDSLTQLPNRTLLQRELGLACDRSRRDGSRFAVLLLDLDNFKQVNDTLGHGTGDLLLQEVAARLQRLLRPGDIVSRLGGDEFALLVADVDDDGALAIADRITAELQQPCVLHGIAVDVRASIGVALCPDHATDPDNLMQRADVTMYAAKAAGGRPRLYDPSLDVFTHRRLALAAELRTALNQGALEVHYQPRVRLADGMVTGVEALARWTHPEFGSISPQEFIPIAEETGLIDEVTRIVLARAIADATRWHCDGQRIGLSVNIAARSVMDQSFPSDVAEVLQQTAFPGELLTLEVTESSMLTDPARAVATLEALAAMGVRLAIDDFGTGFSSMAYLKRLPLHEIKVDQGFVRHMLSDENDRVIVQSIVDLAHNLGMACVAEGVEDDDTVLALMALGCEEAQGYLWSRPLPADELLAWLGNSTPSLREPQVLRDSHSKRDRRWGVRHPGAQGAMWTR